A DNA window from Fusarium fujikuroi IMI 58289 draft genome, chromosome FFUJ_chr11 contains the following coding sequences:
- a CDS encoding related to putative transporter SEO1 — MSVAKQKKWYHIQWYSDTDTPEERKFIIKLDLLIVPYAVIAYWVKYIDQSNLNNAYVAGLKEDLGFKGNELVQLQTFYIIGAVLGQIPFFFLLTYVPIHWLIPGLDVCWGIFTLLQYRVNSFAELAAYRFLVGWFEAAFFPTMHYLFGSWYRGNEIARRGGIFYVGLSLGTLTAGLIQAGASARLDGVNGLEGWRWMYIICALITIPVGIAGYFVIPGTPDQPNRRVLNQHDIDVGEQRLRRAGHSSHGKMKLGHLKKVVLSPQFWGIILVDVLFWNAGTHSSSGSFLLWIKSLNRYSKAKVNELGTIAPALGIFYTLFVCFASDLVLGPAWAITVSTVWNALGLIILTIWNVPESALWFAYSTIYASVALSSVLHGWVNTQLRASPAERSFTLVLINAISQSTTAWTPLLVFPTVEGPRFPKGYPFALGCAIGLLIATHALHLWLKHRDPQAEAPTQFLSEETGDVSSDTGSKTANSKTASVN, encoded by the exons TGATACAGATACCCCGGAGGAACGcaagtttattattaagcttGATCTCCTTATCGTCCCGTATGCTGTGATAGCTTATTGGGTGAAGTACATTGATCAGTCAAACCTGA ACAATGCATATGTTGCGGGCCTCAAAGAGGACCTAGGCTTCAAAGGCAATGAGCTCGTTCAACTGCAAACCTTCTACATCATCGGCGCTGTCTTGGGCCAGAtccccttcttcttccttctcacaTATGTCCCCATTCACTGGTTGATCCCTGGCTTGGACGTTTGCTGGGGAATCTTTACGCTTCTTCAATACCGAGTCAACAGCTTCGCCGAGCTGGCAGCTTACAGATTCCTCGTCGGATGGTTCGAGGCAGCTTTCTTCCCAACCATGCACTACCTCTTTGGCTCATGGTACAGAGGCAACGAAATTGCTCGTCGTGGCGGTATCTTTTACGTCGGTCTGTCTCTCGGTACCCTGACTGCTGGCCTCATTCAGGCTGGTGCATCAGCTCGACTCGATGGTGTGAATGGATTGGAGGGTTGGCGTTGGATGTATATCATCTGCGCTCTGATCACCATCCCGGTTGGCATTGCGGGATACTTTGTCATTCCAGGAACCCCTGATCAGCCGAATCGCCGCGTTCTGAACCAACATGATATCGATGTTGGTGAGCAGCGACTCAGACGAGCCGGCCACAGTAGCCATGGAAAGATGAAGCTGGGGCACCTGAAAAAGGTCGTCTTGTCACCGCAATTCTGGGGTATCATTCTCGTCGACGTCTTGTTCTGGAATGCGGGAACTCACAGCAGCTCCGGCTCTTTTCTCTTATGGATTAAAAGTCTGAATCGCTATTCGAAGGCCAAGGTCAACGAATTGGGTACCATCGCACCAGCTCTTGGTATCTTCTACACTCTTTTCGTTTGTTTTGCATCAGATCTTGTGCTGGGGCCTGCATGGGCTATCACTGTCTCGACTGTCTGGAATGCTCTTGGTCTTATTATCCTCACCATCTGGAACGTCCCAGAATCAGCCCTCTGGTTCGCATATTCGACCATTTACGCCTCAGTCGCGCTGTCGAGTGTTCTTCATGGCTGGGTCAATACGCAGCTTCGAGCATCCCCAGCCGAACGGTCTTTCACGCTTGTCTTGATCAACGCGATCTCCCAGTCGACAACAGCCTGGACACCTTTGCTTGTCTTCCCGACTGTCGAAGGACCTCGATTCCCGAAAGGTTACCCATTTGCGTTGGGATGTGCCATTGGTCTGCTAATTGCGACGCATGCCCTTCACCTGTGGCTGAAGCACCGAGA TCCTCAAGCTGAAGCCCCTACTCAGTTTTTGTCCGAGGAAACAGGTGATGTCTCTTCTGATACTGGATCTAAGACTGCGAACTCTAAGACAGCATCTGTCAACTAA
- a CDS encoding related to sugar transport protein STP1, which yields MERLPGFNVANHFEKRQLLIAINCVAALSIFFFGYDQGMMGGVNNSKDYIDLMGFGYVDEKTGEPVITDSLLQGGIVSVYYLGTLFGCLFGGWVGDKVGRIKTIAIGAAWAIVGAALQCSAQNHDWMICSRAVNGIGTGILNAIVPVWATETAEHTSRGQFIAIEFTLNIFGVVVAYWLEFGLSYIDNNNSEFGWRFPIAFQILPLLVLLGCVWFFPESPRWLVKVGRDDEAQYILRRLRGSSEADLSRAHAEYTDIKNIVQLENKESSKNSYLHMFFGIGSGELHTGRRVQLVIWLQIMQEWVGIAGVTVYAPTIFRIAGFDTRKSQWISGLNNIFYMFATLICVYTLDRIGRRWTLYWGAVGQGIAMFLAAGFSKLGQEARNAGDLDKASSYGAAAASFVFIFTSVFGATWLTVPWLYPAEIFPLQVRAKGNAFGVFGWSIGNGWLTLLCPVMFSAIGENTLHIFGACNIIAIPMVWALYPESNQRTLEEMDLLFAADTPWVWDAEKKFKELKEKQPGLVTASAHNRDVMDVEPGVKAGSGDEVNMSA from the exons ATGGAGCGCCTTCCAGGTTTCAATGTTGCGAATCACTTTGAGAAGCGTCAGCTTCTCATCGCTATTAATTGTGTTGCTGCTCtgtcgatcttcttctttgg ATATGACCAGGGAATGATGGGTGGTGTCAACAACTCTAAAGACTATATCGACTTGATGGGCTTTGGCTACGTTGACGAAAAGACCGGCGAGCCTGTAATCACCGATAGTCTACTCCAAGGCGGCATCGTCTCAGTTTACTATCTCGGAACTCTCTTTGGCTGTCTCTTCGGAGGCTGGGTAGGAGATAAAGTTGGCCGTATCAAGACTATCGCTATTGGCGCAGCCTGGGCTATTGTTGGTGCAGCGCTGCAATGCTCAGCTCAAAACCACGACTGGATGATCTGCTCGCGCGCGGTCAACGGTATAG GAACCGGTattctcaacgccatcgTGCCAGTGTGGGCTACCGAGACTGCCGAACATACCTCCAGAGGCCAATTCATCGCAATCGAGTTCACCCTCAACATCTTCGGTGTGGTGGTGGCCTACTGGTTGGAATTTGGCCTGTCGTACATTGACAATAACAATTCCGAGTTCGGATGGCGTTTCCCCATCGCCTTCCAGATCCTGCCTCTCCTTGTCCTACTAGGCTGCGTCTGGTTCTTCCCCGAGTCTCCCCGCTGGCTTGTCAAAGTTGGCCGAGACGATGAAGCCCAGTATATCCTCCGCCGTCTCCGTGGGTCTAGTGAGGCGGATCTTTCCCGCGCTCATGCCGAGTACACCGACATTAAGAACATTGTTCAGCTTGAGAACAAGGAGTCTTCTAAGAACTCGTATTTACACATGTTCTTTGGCATTGGATCTGGTGAACTTCACACTGGTCGACGCGTCCAGCTAGTTATCTGG CTTCAAATCATGCAAGAATGGGTCGGCATCGCGGGCGTAACAGTATACGCCCCTACAATCTTCAGAATAGCTGGTTTTGACACACGCAAATCCCAATGGATCAGTggtctcaacaacatcttctACATGTTCGCCACGCTAATCTGCGTCTACACCCTCGATCGTATTGGTCGAAGATGGACTCTTTACTGGGGTGCAGTTGGTCAAGGAATAGCTATGTTCCTCGCCGCTGGGTTCTCCAaacttggccaagaagcccgCAATGCAGGTGATCTTGACAAGGCTAGCTCATACGGCGCTGCAGCTGCCTCCTTCGTCTTCATTTTTACCTCGGTCTTTGGAGCTACATGGCTCACAGTTCCTTGGCTATACCCTGCCGAGATCTTTCCTCTGCAAGTCCGAGCCAAGGGTAACGCTTTCGGTGTTTTTGGCTGGTCCATCGGCAACGGATGGTTGACTCTCCTATGCCCTGTAATGTTTTCGGCCATTGGCGAGAACACGCTTCACATCTTTGGAGCCTGCAACATTATCGCGATCCCAATGGTCTGGGCTTTATACCCGGAGAGTAACCAACGCACtcttgaagagatggatCTGCTTTTTGCGGCGGATACACCTTGGGTTTgggatgctgagaagaagttcaaggagctgaaggagaagcagccTGGGCTTGTTACTGCTTCTGCTCATAACAGGGATGTTATGGACGTCGAGCCTGGTGTCAAGGCTGGGTCTGGAGATGAGGTGAACATGAGTGCCTAA
- a CDS encoding related to monocarboxylate transporter 2: protein MAASEPSRHQSLSSPASDDDRPSQIEQYSEKAPSQQEGTSAPDFGPPPDGGLQAWLVVTGGFFAVFASFGWINCIGIFQDYYEQNQLKSYSSSDVAWISSIESFMLFFWGPVVGYMTDNYGPRIPILIGSFLHVFGLMMTSLSKKYYQIILSQSICSALGCSFLFYAPIAAAGTWFKRHRAIAFGIITAGSSLGGVVLPIMVNKLVVRVGFGWAMRSVAFLFLGLLVIANATIKSRLPPPRRKFDIKDFIIPFKEMPFLLLTVAGFMLYLGSFLPFNFIIVQAKELGVSDSLAQYLVSIVNAASTFGRLVPAYFGDRIGVFNVMIPLTLLGGIFTLTVWLTAHSTASVIVYAALYGFASGCTLSIVPAMVASFSDVRSIGTRNGALYGVAAIGVLIGSPVAGAIVSAENGNFSGLIIFCGVTILAGAVFAIMSRQALTGGQWLKKV, encoded by the exons ATGGCCGCCTCAGAACCAAGCCGTCATCAATCCCTCTCCTCCCCCGCCTCTGACGACGATCGCCCTTCCCAAATCGAGCAGTATAGCGAAAAAGCGCCCTCACAGCAAGAAGGGACGTCGGCACCAGATTTTGGTCCTCCGCCTGATGGAGGGTTACAAGCCTGGCTAGTTGTTACTGGAGGCTTTTTCGCCGTGTTTGCTAGTTTCGGGTGGATTAACT GTATCGGCATATTCCAAGATTACTACGAACAGAATCAGCTTAAATCGTATTCCTCTAGCGATGTAGCATGGATATCGTCTATCGAGTCATTCATGCTCTTTTTCTGG GGCCCAGTCGTTGGCTACATGACAGATAATTACGGCCCACGTATTCCCATCCTCATCGGCTCGTTCCTCCACGTCTTCGGTCTAATGATGACATCCCTATCGAAGAAATATTATCAGATTATTCTATCTCAAAGCATTTGTAGTGCATTGGGATGTTCATTTCTCTTCTACGCGC CTATCGCCGCTGCTGGAACATGGTTCAAACGTCACCGCGCTATCGCTTTTGGAATCATCACTGCTGGATCCAGTCTCGGTGGTGTCGTTCTTCCAATCATGGTGAACAAGCTTGTTGTCCGAGTCGGCTTCGGTTGGGCGATGCGATCCGTGgcatttcttttcttgggACTGCTGGTCATTGCCAACGCGACCATCAAATCAAGACTGCcgccgccaagaagaaagTTTGACATCAAGGACTTCATCATCCCTTTCAAAGAGATGCCATTCCTTCTTTTGACCGTCGCTGGATTCATGCTGTATCTTGGCTCCTTCTTGCCGttcaacttcatcattgTCCAAGCGAAAGAACTCGGGGTGTCGGATAGCCTGGCTCAATATCTGGTATCCATTGTCAATGCTGCTTC CACCTTCGGCCGTCTTGTTCCCGCATATTTCGGCGATCGAATCGGCGTCTTCAACGTCATGATCCCATTGACCCTACTTGGAGGTATCTTTACTCTCACAGTATGGCTCACTGCACACTCCACTGCTTCGGTCATTGTATATGCAGCCCTCTACGGTTTCGCATCGGGCTGCACTTTATCTATCGTGCCAGCCATGGTTGCCAGTTTTTCGGATGTTCGCAGCATAGGAACTCGCAATGGCGCACTCTACGGTGTGGCGGCTATTGGTGTCCTTATTGGAAGCCCAGTCGCCGGAGCGATTGTCAGCGCAGAGAATGGGAACTTCTCCGGACTAATAATATTTTGCGGCGTTACGATTCTGGCCGGTGCCGTGTTCGCTATCATGTCGAGACAGGCGTTGACCGGGGGTCAGTGGCTCAAGAAAGTTTAG
- a CDS encoding related to pisatin demethylase cytochrome P450: MLLIEAHLETPQAFGAAFILGVLVHIFVLRKGEWDLWTVKFFKAWATYEVTVSLFLTQLYSFSVWQAVSVTNKWFASFAAGLTISILSYRAFFHRLNRFPGPFIARLSTVYATYLAVDEEHMYLEVQKLHEKYGDIISIATPSSFRPIHAPSSPVIKSPFYGITHPWVMLLSERRKKEHAIRRKAWDRAFTTKGTEPFPQPQETSAYHEQPCAIMSTKCSNTPNFSLTALRKRKSFDLLESGVEHHFFTESHKTQGFMGAFRRMIWFFPLVSSIPIVNKSYLAFQAYVRNQVETRRRNPPAEPDVFSSILEDYDAIEKPNQQDFDNLCGDAHLIIIAGSDTTSSSTTCLLHHLVLHPNVLAKLQAEIDEYKNTHDEYDLVSLSKLQYLQACIDESLRLYPVVPSGVPRMTPPEGLQLDDVYIPGDTIIHNPSYTMYRDERCFEKPNEFIPERWTTRPELIKDASVYAPFSTGKSPILRTKVADKIGRGVCAGKQLGLMEMRYVLMDILSRYNIAFAPGTNPQAFIDGLRDCYTLELPRLDMVFTPRAGAKVEA, translated from the exons ATGCTGTTGATtgaagctcatcttgagacTCCGCAGGCCTTTGGCGCCGCATTCATCCTTGGGGTACTCGTGCATATCTTTGTTTTACGCAAAGGAGAATGGGACCTTTGGACTGTCAAGTTTTTCAAGGCATGGGCAACGTATGAGGTTACTGTCTCGTTGTTTCTCACTCAACTCTACTCATTCTCAGTCTGGCAAGCCGTATCGGTGACCAACAAATGGTTCGCATCATTTGCTGCTGGGCTCACAATCAGCATTCTATCATATCGAGCATTCTTTCACCGACTGAACCGTTTCCCGGGTCCATTTATTGCTCGTCTCTCAACGGTCTACGCTACTTATCTAGCGGTAGATGAAGAGCACATGTACCTTGAAGTCCAGAAGCTTCATGAGAAGTATGGAGACATC ATATCGATCGCAACACCAAGTTCATTCCGGCCCATTCACGCACCCTCATCACCGGTCATCAAATCACCTTTCTATGGCATCACTCATCCATGGGTGATGCTTCTCTCTGAGCGACGAAAGAAAGAACATGCCATCCGCCGTAAAGCATGGGACAGAGCATTCACTACCAAAGGTACCGAGCCGTTCCCACAGCCTCAGGAGACAAGCGCTTACCATGAGCAGCCCTGCGCGATTATGAGCACCAAGTGCTCAAATACACCAAACTTCTCACTGACCGCATTGAGGAAGCGAAAG AGCTTCGACTTGCTTGAAAGCGGCGTCGAGCACCACTTCTTCACCGAGTCGCACAAAACCCAAGGTTTCATGGGCGCGTTCCGGCGAATGATTTGGTTCTTCCCTCTTGTTTCATCCATCCCAATCGTGAACAAGTCATATTTGGCTTTCCAGGCTTATGTCAGGAATCAAGTCGAGACTCGACGAAGG AATCCACCGGCGGAACCAGATGTTTTTAGTAGTATTCTGGAGGATTATGATGCGATTGAGAAGCCTAATCAGCAGGACTTCGATAATCTTTGTGGTGATGCTCATCTCATTATAATCGCCGGCAG TGATACGACTTCCTCTTCCACGACTTGTCTCTTGCACCACCTCGTACTCCATCCCAATGTGCTGGCAAAGCTCCaggctgagattgacgaaTACAAGAACACCCACGATGAATATGACCTAGTTTCCCTAAGCAAGCTACAGTATCTTCAAGCTTGTATCGACGAATCTCTTCGTCTTTATCCTGTTGTCCCTTCAGGTGTTCCAAGGATGACTCCGCCAGAAGGGCTCCAGCTTGACGATGTCTACATACCTGGAGATACAATTATACATAATCCTTCTTACACCATGTATAGAG ATGAGCGTTGCTTTGAGAAGCCAAACGAGTTTATTCCCGAGCGATGGACTACTAGACCGGAGCTGATCAAAGACGCCTCAGTCTACGCACCATTTTCAACTGGCAAGTCTCCTATTCTCCGAACG AAAGTAGCTGACAAGATAGGTCGTGGCGTTTGTGCTGGAAAGCAACTTGGTCTTATGGAGATGCGCTATGTTCTCATGGACATTCTCTCACGATACAATATTGCTTTCGCACCAGGGACCAATCCTCAAGCTTTCATTGATGGCTTAAGAGATTGTTACACTCTGGagctgccaaggctggaTATGGTATTCACCCCACGAGCCGGAGCCAAGGTCGAAGCATAG
- a CDS encoding related to integral membrane protein produces MAGLQPDIYAAISITWVAAFLALSLRLKARRMTKMSLWFDDYFAIISLLFVTSYCSVTIYWTHSYKLGQSILTIADPTEANRIQDRSRLLLWICELLYASSIAFCKLSILCFYWRVFQYTSIRYAIIILLVAVSIWITIRTFMVLFHCVPIRAYWDKSIQGAKCPFNEANFFFATILVHTTMDCVILILPVIEVMKMTLPLSQKLAVVGLFTSGTIVCVASIFVLVHSKLYNPRTDDIPKDMAENMMWAAVEINMAVFSACLPMLRPIFRHFLPGLSTTEESAQAPISLPNVVLPGVRLTETRSKKRESRRSGMSNGLYDPELGVFHGFSDISSIRSVASRSDSESTPRST; encoded by the exons ATGGCCGGGCTGCAGCCCGATATCTATGCAGCCATCAGCATCACTTGGGTCGCGGCCTTTCTGGCCCTCAGTCTGCGGCTGAAGGCGCGACGAATGACGAAAATGAGCCTTTGGTTCGACGATTACTTCGCCATAATTTCCTTG CTCTTTGTGACAAGTTACTGTTCCGTCACGATATACT GGACGCATAGCTACAAACTCGGCCAATCCATCCTCACGATCGCAGACCCAACCGAAGCGAACCGTATCCAAGACCGATCGCGACTTTTACTCTGGATCTGCGAACTTCTGTACGCCTCGTCGATTGCGTTCTGCAAACTCAGCATTCTCTGTTTTTACTGGCGCGTCTTTCAGTACACCTCAATTCGTtacgccatcatcatcttgcttGTCGCCGTCAGCATATGGATCACTATTCGGACTTTCATGGTCCTCTTTCACTGCGTGCCGATAAGAGCATATTGGGATAAGAGCATACAAGGCGCCAAATGCCCGTTTAACGAAGCGAATTTCTTCTTTGCTACGATTCTCGTACATACGACTATGGACTGCGTCATCCTGATTTTACCCGTCATTGAAGTTATGAAGATGACGCTACCTTTATCGCAAAAGCTGGCCGTTGTTGGACTTTTTACGTCTGGAACCAT AGTATGCGTCGCGTCGATATTCGTTTTGGTGCATTCGAAGTTATATAACCCTCGAACCGACGACATTCCAAAAGACATGGCAGAGAACATGATGTGGGCAGCCGTCGAGATAAATATGGCAGTTTTCTCAG CTTGTCTCCCCATGCTGCGACCCATTTTTCGTCACTTTCTTCCAGGACTCTCGACAACAGAAGAGTCAGCACAAGCACCAATCAGTTTACCAAATGTTGTCCTACCCGGAGTAAGGCTCACCGAAACGAGGTCAAAGAAGCGGGAGTCTCGAAGGTCAGGCATGTCTAACGGGCTGTATGACCCGGAATTGGGTGTTTTTCATGGATTTTCGGACATATCAAGCATCAGGAGCGTGGCGTCTAGATCAGATAGTGAATCCACGCCGAGGAGCACATga
- a CDS encoding related to GABA permease yields MSHGSNSIELEASGKQQPVPVSVDASARPPEDSNIYNVTRTRKVFSFSQLFAFSLTYMALWEGMCSNMYFALFNGGPQTFLFSFIIVFCGAISQAASLGEMASIQPVAGAQYHWTFYMAPQSVKRFATWIQGWSTWFGYVSLLAAIANVTIILLESMISINHPDYVAGGWHTSVLVIAMCLVHGLMNVYAFKLIPWVELVAGVLHVCLFVIFVVVLVVMGPRNPSSFWLQRNISSGWDNEYIAWNLGMLTCVWSFTGFDSAIHMSEETRKAKSAVPRAMFWSIFMNGVLGFIMVNVLISAMGSVEDMLEQPSQIQAILLNVTGSNKATTAMIAGLFIISFSVNLANIASVSRLTWAWSRDGGMPAYFAYVSPTHRVPTRSIILTVFLVCALNLLSIGNTSYVAFGAITSLSSLALYLSYAIAIASIIYVRLSGSSIKLGEWNLGRFGLAVNVFALVYTLYVIIFLPFPSTLPVTGENMNYCGPVMVAVLAIAVGLWFTHARKHWNGPNLTILEFVVANASE; encoded by the exons ATGTCGCACGGTAGTAATAGCATTGAGTTGGAAGCCTCGGGCAAACAGCAGCCTGTTCCTGTGAGCGTTGACGCTTCGGCTAGGCCGCCTGAGGACTCCAACATCTACAATGTCACGCGAACGCGAAaggtgttttctttttcgcagctttttgctttttcgtTGACGTACATGGCATTATGGGAGGGTATGTGCTC AAATATGTACTTTGCCCTCTTCAATGGCGGACCGCAAACTTTCCTGTttagcttcatcatcgtcttctgcGGCGCCATTTCCCAGGCTGCATCGTTGGGAGAGATGGCTTCGATCCAGCCTGTCGCGGGCGCACAGTACCACTGGACATTTTACATGGCTCCTCAATCGGTGAAGCGATTCGCAACTTGGATCCAAGGCTGGTCGACATGGTTCGGCTACGTGTCGCTGTTGGCCGCTATCGCGAACGTAACTATCATCCTACTCGAGTCGATGATCAGCATCAATCATCCCGATTATGTCGCTGGTGGCTGGCATACTTCCGTTCTTGTCATCGCCATGTGCTTAGTCCACGGATTGATGAACGTCTAcgccttcaagctcattcCATGGGTAGAGCTTGTCGCTGGTGTACTTCACGTTTGTctcttcgtcatctttgTTGTTGTCCTCGTCGTCATGGGCCCTCGAAACCCGTCGTCCTTCTGGCTGCAGCGCAACATCTCGTCTGGTTGGGACAATGAGTACATCGCATGGAACTTGGGCATGCTGACCTGTGTCTGGAGCTTTACCG GCTTTGACAGTGCTATCCATATGTCCGAAGAGACCCGAAAGGCCAAATCTGCCGTCCCTCGCGCCATGTTCTGGTCCATCTTCATGAATGGCGTCCTCggcttcatcatggtcaaCGTTCTCATCTCCGCCATGGGCTCCGTCGAAGATATGCTTGAGCAACCCAGTCAGATCCAGgccatcctcctcaacgTGACAGGCTCCAATAAAGCCACCACTGCAATGATTGCtggtctcttcatcatctctttcAGTGTCAACCTTGCCAACATTGCTTCCGTCTCCCGTCTAACATGGGCTTGGTCTCGTGATGGTGGTATGCCTGCTTACTTTGCCTATGTCAGTCCTACTCATCGCGTACCTACACGCtccatcatcctcactgtCTTCCTCGTATGcgctctcaaccttctcagcaTTGGCAACACCTCCTATGTTGCTTTCGGTGCCATTACATCGCTCTCATCCTTGGCTCTGTACCTCAGCTACGCTATCGCCATTGCAAGTATCATCTACGTTCGTCTTTCAGGGTCTTCCATCAAGCTTGGAGAGTGGAACCTTGGTCGCTTTGGTCTTGCTGTCAATGTCTTTGCTTTGGTTTACACACTCTATGTCATCATTTTCCTCCCCTTCCCGTCAACTCTCCCAGTCACTGGTGAGAACATGAACTACTGCGGCCCGGTCATGGTAGCCGTCCTAGCTATTGCGGTTGGGTTGTGGTTTACACATGCTAGGAAGCATTGGAATGGTCCTAACTTGACCATTCTTGAGTTTGTCGTTGCCAACGCATCTGAATGA
- a CDS encoding related to ethionine resistance protein translates to MTSHDEEARNEAAPLLQNNEQRAVSEWPVNDWWSELSLITRYTAPLVATYLLQYSFSVITTTAAGHLSPNDLAAAAIGVTTMNIAGLALYEGMATALDTLCAQAYGAGNKTGVGLHVQRMLLLMTVVTIPVAAIWICSPAFLTLILKQEDLAVKAGSFLRVSILGIPGYASFEALKRFLQAQGDFNTGMAVLVICAPINALLSWLFAFRLNLGLEGAALGAAVANTLRPTLLLICIFFKKSTHECWPGFTRRVLQGWGPMVRLSAAGSAVTLAEWAAFEIITVSTSYVSTIHLAAQTILTTTSIVMWHIPFSLGVAVSTRIGHLIGGGHVTAARRITILYGIMFVGLGFFDGAVLFLLRNYIGPFYASDEEVRRIVTNTMLAVAGFQVVDSIVCGCNGVLRGLAKQSVSAWVVFFVNYFAAVPIAVWLELGPLDLGLNGVWSGMIGGSAIIALIEVIYMIKVDWRSSVEIVKSRED, encoded by the coding sequence ATGACCTCTCACGACGAAGAGGCTCGTAATGAAGCGGCACCATTGCTGCAGAACAATGAACAAAGAGCTGTCTCAGAATGGCCAGTGAACGACTGGTGGTCTGAGCTGTCGCTCATAACACGCTATACAGCCCCTCTGGTAGCAACATATCTACTACAATATTCATTCAGCGTTATCACAACAACAGCTGCAGGCCATCTTAGCCCCAATGACTTGGCAGCAGCCGCAATTGGTGTAACGACCATGAACATCGCTGGTCTCGCTCTCTACGAAGGAATGGCAACAGCTCTCGACACCCTCTGCGCTCAAGCGTATGGGGCCGGCAACAAGACGGGCGTTGGATTGCATGTCCAGCGaatgcttcttctcatgaCAGTCGTTACTATCCCTGTTGCTGCAATTTGGATATGTTCTCCCGCATTCTTGACGCTCATCCTCAAGCAAGAAGACCTCGCCGTCAAAGCAGGTTCATTTCTCCGAGTCAGCATACTAGGTATCCCCGGCTATGCCTCTTTCGAAGCACTAAAGCGCTTcctccaagcccaaggcgaCTTCAACACTGGCATGGCAGTCCTGGTAATATGCGCCCCTATCAACGCCCTCCTCAGCTGGCTCTTCGCGTTCAGGCTCAACCTCGGTCTCGAAGGCGCCGCTCTCGGCGCAGCAGTAGCAAACACCCTCCGCCCAACCCTCCTCCTAAtctgcatcttcttcaaaaAGTCAACCCACGAATGCTGGCCTGGCTTTACGCGTCGTGTCCTGCAGGGCTGGGGACCCATGGTTCGGCTATCTGCCGCCGGATCGGCTGTCACGTTGGCAGAGTGGGCTGCGTTTGAGATCATCACCGTTAGCACGTCATATGTGAGCACGATTCATCTCGCGGCGCAGACGATCTTGACTACTACGTCGATTGTCATGTGGCATATTCCGTTTTCgcttggtgttgctgttAGTACGAGGATTGGGCATTTGATCGGCGGTGGACATGTCACTGCCGCGAGACGGATTACGATTCTTTATGGGATCATGTTTGTTGGTCTGGGGTTCTTTGATGGTGCTGTTctgttcttgttgaggaATTACATTGGGCCTTTCTACGCGAGCGATGAGGAGGTTCGGAGAATTGTTACGAATACTATGCTTGCCGTGGCGGGCTTTCAGGTCGTCGATTCGATTGTCTGCGGATGCAATGGTGTTCTCCGTGGTTTGGCCAAACAATCTGTGTCTGCCTGGGTTGTGTTCTTCGTCAACTACTTTGCTGCTGTTCCTATTGCGGTCTGGTTGGAGTTAGGACCTTTGGATCTGGGCTTGAATGGTGTTTGGTCTGGAATGATAGGTGGCTCTGCTATCATTGCTCTTATAGAAGTCATCTATATGATCAAGGTCGACTGGAGAAGTTCAGTCGAGATAGTCAAGTCAAGAGAGGATTAG